GAGAAGCGGATCCGTCCGCCTTCCAGCACGAACACGCGGGTGGCGACGTCAAGGAAACTGATATTTTGCTCGGCAATCAAGAGCGCCAATCCCCGCCCCTGCAGGCTGGAGAGAGCGCGGATCACCTCCTTGACGAACAGCGGTGACAACCCGGCCGAGGGCTCGTCCATGACCAGCAGCTTCGGATCGGCCGACAGCGCCTTGGCGATGCCGAGCATCTTGCGCTGGCCGCCCGAAAGGCTGGAAGCCGGATCGCGACGCTTGTCGCGCAGCACCGGGAATAAGCCGTACAGCTCATCGACCCGTGCCCCCGGATTGGTATGCCCCAAGGCCTGCGCGCCGACCCGAATGTTCTCCTCGATCGACAGATCGGGGAACACCGCGAGCTCCGACATATAAGTCATGCCGCGCTTCATGCGGTCCGACGAGCGCATCCGCGTGATGTCCTCGCCGCCGAGCTTGATATGGCCGCTGCGCGTCTCGATCAGGCCGACCAGCGATTTCAGGAAGGTGGTCTTGCCCGCGCCATTGGCGCCGAGCAGCAGCACGGTCTCGCCGGCGCGGACGTCGAGATCGACGCCCCATAGCACCTGCATTGTGCCGTAGCCTGCATCGACGCCCTTGGCGTCCAGAAGCGGCGCCGCGTCAGTGGGCATGCTCGCCTCCCAAAAACACCTCGATCACCTGCGGCTCGCGCACCGCGGTCGCCAGCGTGCCCTCGAAGATCTCCTTGCCCGCATTGAGCACGATGACGCGGTCGGTGATCTGCTCGATGAAGCCCATGAGATGCTCGACCACGATGATCGCCATTCCGGTCGCGGCCAGCGCCTTGATGCGTCCGGCAATCCAGTCGAGCTCCGCCGGGTTGAGGCCGGCGGCGAGTTCGTCGAGCAGCAATAGCCGCGGGCGGGTCGCGAGCGCGCGGGTGAGATCCAGCATCTTCTGCTGCGCACTGTTGAGATCGGCTGCCGGGCGGTCGGCGACCTCCTTCAGCCGGTATTCGTCGAGCAATTCCGCCATCGAGGGCGGCGCCACCCCGGCATGGCCGTAGGCCAGCGCCACCTGGATGTTCTCGCGCACCGACAGCGACAGGAACGGTTTCGGCACCTGGAAGGTGCGGTTGATGCCGCGGTGAACCAGCTTGTGGGAAGCGACACCGCCGGCCACGGCGCCGTCGAAGACCACCTCGCCGCCGTCAGGCGCATAGAGGCCGGAGATCACGTTGATCGCTGTCGTCTTGCCGGAGCCGTTGGGACCGACGAGACCAAGGATTTCACCGGGCACGACGTGAAAGCTCAGGCCATCGAGCGCGTAGAAGCCACCGAAGCGCTTGACCAGCTTGGAGACCTTGAGGAGGGGTGCTTTCTCAGGGGACATACCACCCCCTGCGCGTTGCCAGCGACACCAGCCCTGCGGGCAGGAACAGCACCAGTCCCATGATCAGGAGGCCGTAGATCAACTGGAAATATTGCGGCGTGGTGAAGCCGATCAGGTTGTAGATGCCGTAGAGGATGATCACGCCGACGATTGGTCCGGTGATGGTGGCGACGCCGCCGAACAACGCGAACACAATCGCAAAGATGCTGAACTCGCCGGAGAACACGTTGTCCGGATAGAACACGGAGACGTACCAGGCATAGATGCCGCCCGCGAGGCCGGCGACCAGCGCGGAGGCGAGCCAGGCGATCACCCGCATCTTGACGATGTTGACGCCGGCCATCGAGGCCGAGACCCCGTCCTCACGCACCGCCTGCAAGGCGAGGCCGAAGGCCGAGTTCCTCAGATAGACGACGCCGCCGACCGTCAGCGCCATCACGGCGAC
The DNA window shown above is from Bradyrhizobium sp. ISRA464 and carries:
- a CDS encoding ABC transporter ATP-binding protein; its protein translation is MPTDAAPLLDAKGVDAGYGTMQVLWGVDLDVRAGETVLLLGANGAGKTTFLKSLVGLIETRSGHIKLGGEDITRMRSSDRMKRGMTYMSELAVFPDLSIEENIRVGAQALGHTNPGARVDELYGLFPVLRDKRRDPASSLSGGQRKMLGIAKALSADPKLLVMDEPSAGLSPLFVKEVIRALSSLQGRGLALLIAEQNISFLDVATRVFVLEGGRIRFSGTVAEMSGNEELHRAYFGLK
- a CDS encoding ABC transporter ATP-binding protein encodes the protein MSPEKAPLLKVSKLVKRFGGFYALDGLSFHVVPGEILGLVGPNGSGKTTAINVISGLYAPDGGEVVFDGAVAGGVASHKLVHRGINRTFQVPKPFLSLSVRENIQVALAYGHAGVAPPSMAELLDEYRLKEVADRPAADLNSAQQKMLDLTRALATRPRLLLLDELAAGLNPAELDWIAGRIKALAATGMAIIVVEHLMGFIEQITDRVIVLNAGKEIFEGTLATAVREPQVIEVFLGGEHAH